CTATGATGCACCCAGGTGATGATGTGGTAGACACACAGTGAGCAGCCCACAGGATCTGTACGCGTTTGCTGTTGGCTGATTTCAGCAGCAACCATGCATGTGTTCCAAATTAGTCAAGCACTCAAGCCCTGCTGATTCTTTTTTTGTTCGATGAGAGAAACCTGAGGAGCAACAAATCGCACTACTCTACTGGTTAATTGTTAACTATAAGCGTTTTGGGTATTCTGTTTTTGAGGGAACTGGAGGGGCAAAAGCCCCTGCAGGCTACAGGATTACAATTTATATTAAACAAACAGTAACAAAAAGAATTACACAAGGGAAGAACAGGGAAGTAAAGGTTTTgagttttctagatacatagattTTGTTATGCacgtagatacatagtaaaaattATATACCTAAAAAAgtcaaaatgacttataatttgaaacagaTGGGTGTATAttaaaaatagaaaactaaCGGGGAGAGAGAGAACTAAAAGTTTTACTCCATTcttccaaattataaggcatttcaagaatcttggagagttaaaacatttcaagtttgatcaaaattatagagagaattatcacatcaaataggtattactatgaaaatatagttAATAATATAGAAtctaatctaatgatatttatttgatatcataaatgttattatcttatcatgtatgtttggtcaaacttgatattgtttgacttttcaagattcttgaaatgacttataatttaagatAAAGGGagcattattttttatataggtGTAACTCATCTGCGCCCTCTTGTCCTCAATGCCAAAGGAGCTTCCACCGTCTGTGGTTTAGTTAGAAATTGCATTGGAGGTTTTGTACACTGATGATAACCTTGATCTTTATGATGATCTGTTATTCTGTTGTCATTGTTGCCCCGTTTTGATGTGAATATATTGGGTAGCATAATGCAATTGTTCCTAGTATATATCACCTTGGAAGATCCGTTTTTCCATCTGCAATGCCCCATGCATCGCCCATTAGTCACTCTTGATGACCCTCCATCACCATTGGTTAGAAATTAGATCCGTTAATTAACCAAATGTTTAGATggaaaacactatatatatatataggggttATGCCTCATCTTGACCTGGCGCGTGAGGTGAGGAGTCTCTCTAGCGATGACTGTACAgaagaggagagaagagagaaggacGATGGCTATCTATCTATCCTGACTCCATCAGTGTAAGTTATGTTACGTGTGCACTGCCACTGAAACTGATAGTATTGAATAAAGGGCATGATGAGTTGATGATGCATGGCTGGGCCCTGTTGGACTCGGCTCTGTTCCAAACCTTGCTTTTAATAGTGTTTCTCGACGTCAGTACCTACTCAGGGCGAAGGTTTGGAGCTTTGGACCGGTCGATGTCACCGATCAATAGTACTACCTATATCGATCAATGTAGCTTAAGATTAACCAAATTTACAGTAAatagtattaatatttatgtattcaaataaatttattataaaatatattctataactaatTTAATAGTACTTGTTTTAGATCATAAATGTTAGtactttttatataaatttagtcaaagtttatATGGTTTGACTTCTTGAAAAGCAagaattttattattttatagaTGGAGAGAGCAGTTAGTATTCCTTCTTCCAAAGTATAAGTCGCTTTGACTTTTCTAGTACATCCAATTTACTATATATCTAGATAAATCGTTGTTTAAATATGTAACAAAATTAGATgtacaaaaaaattaaaataacttataatttaaaatgaagAGCCCGTCGCGTTGTTAAGCTTAGCCAAGAATGATGGATAAAGCACGGGCCATGTATGCATGGCGCAGCTGACCAAATCGACCAAGACTCGCACTACTGGAAATGTGTGCTTTGTCGAGGGACAAATCTCGGGTACTTGGCAAAGACACTCTTTGCCGAGTACGCGATAAAGGGCTCTTAGTAAAGACCTCTTCGTCGTCTAAAAATTTCCTAAGGAGTCTTTGTCGAGGGCAGCTCTCGGCAAAACTTTTACCGAGGATTTCTAGGCCTCTAGTCCTCGGCAAAGCATGCGAGTCCATTAGTGTCAGGCTATCGTCCTATATGATATGTTTGCACTCTCGCTGCAGCCATTTGTTTGTgcgtatcatattttatttggcGAGTTACATACGGTATTTTTTTCATAGAAACTACAGGTACAAACACTCATATGGATATATACACTTAAAGCTTGTCCCGGAATTGGATATATACTCTAAATCTTACAAGGCTTACCTGAATATAACCTTACGAATGCTTACGAGAGACCAAGCCTGCAGATCCTAAGATATTGATAAAATCGCTATAATCATCTCGTTGTCGTGGGGCCTTGCAACGCAAAAACAGTCATAAATAAATTGTGAGTATTTTTTGTTGAGACCAAGATTTAAACCTGGATAGACAGGTTCCATAACCGGAACCAGTCATCTAAGCATCGTGTGGGAGTGGGAAAGTTTATTAGCTGATGCATGGTGCAGATGTATGTACTAGCTAGCAGTACGGTGCATCAGTGCATATGCATGTATCTTGCTTAATACAGTACGCACACATACATGTCGCTTCTGTGATGTGTACTCCTATTGCATAAGGGATGCGGTTCACTTGGACGGCTATTAGAGACCCTAAAATGGAAATAAAGCATCCATACATGCATGTAACTTggacatgcatgcatatatcctCCCCTGCTGGCTCCTTGATGCCCCACCCCACACCCATCCCCCCCAGTCAGAATTGGCTCTGTGGACGGCGATCTACTAGCTATATGCATATTCCACGCCCCTTAGAGACCTCATAAGCGTATGCATGCGTTCAGATTAATTACATACTGATATCTCATTCATTGTTGTTATTAGGGTTGTTTGACGACAACGAAATCATGTTTATTAGAATATAGTGAAGATGCACAGATTGAACGCACACTACGCTCACATCACCCTACAAGCTATACCTAGAAATTTAGTtggcttgagcttatctgctgaatcattcagcagtgttttctctcacaacaaatcagtgaacagtactttcagtcatggcttatcagccaagcgaATTGGTGTCATTCAAATCAGTTCGAATTTGACTAAATTTGTAATAGATATTATTAATAATTTTATCTCTAATAAAATTTAATTTAACCATACTTATTTTGTGTAAATGTTAGTGTTTTTTTATATAGCTTTAGTCAAACGTTTCAATCTGTTTAACTCATCCAAAAACGagaattgcattttttttttggatgaaGGTAGTATGATGGATTTTTATCCCCCAAAATGTTGTAGAGTGCCTGGTACACCAGTTTGATATTAAAACGAAAGAACATGGAAGCAGCATATCCTATGGACTATGCAGAAGATCTGCAGAATCTTTTGGGTGGCCACACACGTTGCAGACTAATTGGATCGTTCTTATCCAATGAAATTCCACTTCGCTTACTACTCCTAAAGACTGATTTGTGTCTCCTTAATTCCTTATTGTCCCCTTGACTTGAGCTTAGTCATGCTGATGGCTCTTCTTTAATTACAAAAGATTAATTAACACGTTTCGTAGCCTTTGATGTGCTCCTGGCCACAACAAAAGTTTAGGACTAATTATACAAAGCTAAGGAAGATGTTAATATACAATATGCTCATCTTCTGACTTCTAAAGCTACCGAGACAGGTCATTGTTGAAATTTGTAGATTAGGTGGCAATTTGGCCAATTGATTCTTTGTGATGTGAAACAAGCTTCAATCAAACTGGAGCTGACATAGTCTCTAGTTATCCATCCACTCCTCTAGTTCATAGCACAAACCAGCAGAAATATTCTCATAGTTCTCATGCTCTCTTCGTTCACAGCTAATCATGCATCTACACGAGGGAGTCATATATATGTAAGTCACATTAAAAGAATCATTGTATTGTTTCTTGAATGAAAGGTAAGCACTAAGCAGCCAGCATAGCTATTAGCTAGTACTCtctctattttaaattataagtcgttccggcttttctagataaaggccaaaacaacttataatttagaattgaCAGAGTAATTGCTAAAAAAGTTGCGTTCCAAAATAAGAGTTTGTTATCCCTACATGTGACCGCTAGCACCAAAGACGACATCGAGCAACATAGAAGCTATAGGGCTTTTCTTTGGAGGTAATTAAATTCAGTCTCGGTTGAATTGTGTTTGTATCTTGAGATGAGCTATCCTGTACTACCTGTGTAATCCTCCTAAGATGCAGCTGAGCTACTTGTTTCCTAAACACCACTCTTCTTAATTGATTGGATGGCAGAGCTCTTGTCATTTCGTTTTTTTtaaacacacatatatatatagcagcTAGCTGCAGCTGCTGCCATGACAGTGACGATACAATAAACTTGAGACATACCATGCATTGATGGTGGTAACGGCGCAAGAGATACAATAGCGGTTTTTAATTCGTCAGAAACCACCTGTGTGTGCTCACAGCAGTCATGATCCGACGAAAGTTCTTCAGAACCACCAGCACGGGGTCGATCGAGCCAGAACAATAATATATCATGCTAACTACAGAAAGTCTACATATAATGATATAAGCTTGTTATTATTGGGGTTGTTGCTACTTGCTACTTGAGGGAAAGTACTAAGACATAGCACAAAGACAACTTTTGGAGCACCAACCGGCCGGTTTGTGTGCTGCTTGGTCTTCTTGACCACCGATTGGCCGAGCGGGCTGTTTCACATGAGAATACTTGAGCAAGTATAACAAGAGACTATAAGAAGACTGAATTTTGTTTCCTGTTTTGTAGGGTGCCTACACCCCTTTGctggttttttttttatttctgctTGTACTCCCAAAATTGTTCTTTCGGTTTTTAATAAACTCTCTGTAGAGGCCTCGGCCTCTCCAGTTCCCTCAAAAAAAATGTCAaatggaggagaggagaggaaaaCTTTGTTTAACTTGGAAAATTAGTAGATGAAAAGCTACATGGACTCAAACATATGGATCATGTTAATACTTTCTTCATGGAAAATGCTTTCATcatatatgattttttattttaaaatgattttcataAAAGTTGCAAATCAAAATGTCATTTAAGACCATGTTGTGTCCTTAGTGACCTGCATTTGAAATCAAATAGAGTATTAACCTTTTATGTTCcatttattttcaaaattaataATTATACCATACTCATGATGTCTAGGGCAAACTCAAGAAGGCTGTGAGGGGCCCATAATATTCATGATAGACACACTTCATATGTGTACACAAAATTTAGCATACAAGTCAAAGAAAAATACTACATGAAAACTATTAATTAGTGCACCACATGTTTGTCATCGGATTGTCCAGTCGACAAGTAGATCAATAGTTTGTGCGCAGGGAATTAGAAGAGTACCATACAAGACACATATTTATACTGATTTAAGTATGAGATGCCCTGCGTCCAGTGGGGAATGCTTCTCTTGTGTTGTATGCTTGGGTTATAGGGGCAACTTATCTGTTTGTCAATAGTTCTAAGCTATGGGATGCCAAGATGGTGAATGGAGAAAGCTTTGTGTGCTAGTCTCTTCAAGCGCCTTGATGCAGTGGCAACTGCTCATAATACATGCCCCTTTGCTCCCTTCTGGATTCAGGCACCAATGACCTAAAGGTGGTTTTTTTGCCCTTAAGGGCACATATCCTCACTCTCCTATTTTTTGGACtcgctttgagaagtgtgcaaacataCATCTCAATGCGAATCAAATGGGTGAGAAAGTGAGGGCACATGGTCTCAAGGACAAAATAAACTTTAGCGGAAGGGATACGACTCGTGTATACAAATTCACCTCCATGTGGTTTTGAGCCTAACTAGTTCCATATTGCTCATGAACGTTGTAGTCGAATCTCTGAGTCATAGGGTAGTCTCTCCATTGAGCATCTCTCCAAGGTTTATGTTGGATATTGGATACACATGAAGAATAAAAGCACATGGGTGATGAAGAGCAGAGAAGAGAGATACAGTACAATACTCTACTCCGTGGCACGAGAACTAGCAGCAGGATCAGGTGTCCCGTCCGTCGTCCACCTCTACTTTGTTTACCAACCGAACCGATGAACCTCGCCGTGGCACTGGCACGCCGGCCACGTGCGCGCGACACCACCTTGCATTGGGTCCCGCCGGATCGAGCTCGCAGGCTCCACGCGCCCCCCATGCtattgccattgccattgccattgccatggCCATCCCACATGCCGTGCACCCCTTGGCCACCTCCTTCCCTGCTGATGGCCACCGCACCACTCCGGCCCGGTAGAAAATATCATCGCCCTGCTGTCTGTTGCTACGGTCGCGCCGTCGTCGTCAGTCCGGCCGGTGGGTGCCACTGTTAAGGTAAACAGATTACTAGCTTTGCTCCCGCCATTATTGCCTTAAAAAACAATCCTCCCTCTGTTTGCGTGCTTATACTTATAGTCAGTTAACTACTTTTAGCATCTATAAACACACACGGCGTCAACGTCTCTGCTCTCTGCTCTCtgcaccgcctcctcctcgccgcagCTATAAATTCAAGGGGCCGCCATTTCCAGTCCTCCATGACTTGaacaagctagctagctagcaggcAACCCTCTCTCTGGTCTTCCCACTTCCACACCAGAAAGAAACCACCACCTCCTCTCCTGACTCCTGAGTAGTGAGTAATCCAATCATCCACAAAAGCTTCAGCTACCCATGGCGCCGCCGACCGAGGACTGCGGCTGGCTGCTGTACCTCTCCCTGGCCGCCAAATGCGGCGACCCTCACCGCCTGCTCGGCTTCGCCGCGGTCTTCGTCGCCGCGTGCGTCGTCACGTCGCTCCTGCACTGGGCGTCCCCGGGCGGCCCCGCCTGGGGTTGGTACTGGTGGACGCGCCGGGCCGCCGGCCTGGGCATCGTCCGCGCCGCGACCATCCCGGGGCCCCGGGGCCTGCCGGTTGTCGGCAGCATGGCGCTCATGACCGGGCTCGCGCACCGCAAGCTCGCGGCGGCGGCCCAGGGACAGGCCAGCCGGCGCCGGCTCATGGCGTTCTCGCTGGGCGAGACCCGGGTGGTGGTCACCGCCGACCCGGACGTCGCGAGGGAGCTGCTGGCCAGCGCCGCCTTCGCCGACCGCCCCGTCAAGGAGTCCGCGTACGGGCTCCTCTTCCACCGCGCCATCGGCTTCGCCCCGCACGGCGCCTACTGGCGCGCGCTCCGCCGCGTCGCGTCCGCGCACCTCTTCTCGCCGCGCCAGatcgccgcctccgccgcgcaGCGCGCCGCCATCGCGCGCCAGATGGTGGACGCCATGACCACGACCACGGCCGCCGGCACCGTCGTCGTCGTGGCGCGGCGGTTCCTGAAGCGCGCGTCGCTGCACAACGTCATGTGGTCGGTGTTCGGGCGCAGGTACGACCTGCTGGCGGCGGACACCGACGAGGCCGCGGAGCTCAAGGCGCTGGTGGACGAAGGCTACGACCTCCTCGGGCAGCTCAACTGGTCCGACCACCTCCCGTGGCTCGCCCGCTTCGACCTGCAGAGGACGCGGGCCAGGTGCTCCGCGCTCGTCCCGCGGGTGAACCGCTTCGTCGGCGCCATCATCGACGAGCACCGCGCGCGCCTCGGCGGAGACACCGCCGCCGTCATGGACTTCACCGACGTCCTGCTCTCCCTCAACGGCGACGACAAGCTCTCCGACGCCGACATGATCGCCGTCCTCTGGGTACGTATACGCACGACGTCGCATGTTGCACACACCCACCCTGCTCGCTCTCAAGGTTTGTGATGGATGATGGaacaccttttttttttcctgcctTTGCAGGAGATGATCTTCCGAGGCACGGACACGGTGGCGGTGCTGATCGAGTGGGTGCTGGCACGTCTGGTGCTGCACCAGGACGTGCAGCGCAAGGTGCACGACGAGCTGGACCGGGTGGTCGGGCCGGGCGAGGCCGTGACGGAGTCGGACACCGCCTCACTGGTGTACCTGCAGGCGGTCATCAAGGAAGTGCTGCGCCTGCACCCGCCGGGCCCACTGCTGTCCTGGGCGCGGCTGGCCACGTCGGACGTGAACGTCGGCGGGCACCTGGTCCCCGCGGGCACCACCGCCATGGTGAACATGTGGGCCATAACCCACGACGCCAGCGTGTGGCCTGAGCCGACGGAGTTCAGGCCCGAGAggttcgtcgccgccgccggcggcgaggaCGTCGTCCCGATAATGGGTTCGGACCTCCGGCTCGCGCCGTTCGGGTCCGGCAGGCGGAGCTGCCCCGGGAAGTCGCTCGCGGTGGCCACCGTCGGGTTCTGGGTCGCCACCCTGCTGCACGAGTTCGAATGGTTgccgtgcggcggcggcggcggcgtggaccTGTCCGAAGTGCTGAGGCTGTCGTGTGAGATGGCCGCGCCGCTGGAGGCGAGGGTGGTGCCACGTCGTCACGCGGTGTGATGATGACGAGGCAGCTGAGACACACGTGGACGTGGCTGGGGAGAGGGGACGGAGTGGCTAGCTtcttctactactactaccttACCACCTTCTAGCAGAACGTAACGTACGTGGCCCCGGACGACGATCGATGAGCGAGATGCGTAAAAAAAAAATCGCCCAAGTGCCATGCTTTAGAGCTGATGCTGGTGTGGACTTCCAGTAATTTCCTGTGTATGATGGTAGGTGCTGGTGGAAGGACTACGTAGTAACCACCAGCCGGTTTGATGCTTaattatgtgtgtgtgtgtgtgtgtgtgtgtgtgtgtgtgtgtgtgtgtgtgtgtgtgtgtgtgtgtaatgTAACTtactagctgctgctgctgcatgtaATATCTGCCTGCTGTTAGTCGACTACTAGGTAGTGTAGTGTACCAGATGATGAGTGTGACAGTTATCTTTTCCTTTTCAGTAATGCGTAGCTAGCTAGAGCTAGATGTGTATTATTGTGTAATAATAATCCTATGTGTGTATATATCTCTCTATAGTTTCTATCCTAATGCAAGCGTGCGTGTGTGTACGTACGTGTTGGTGTTATCAGATGTCCGTGCATACGTCCTTCTCGCCAGCaagcaaaataataataatagaccTTTCTTGCTCATCATCCGGCGATCCCTTTCTTGCTTTTC
This window of the Sorghum bicolor cultivar BTx623 chromosome 7, Sorghum_bicolor_NCBIv3, whole genome shotgun sequence genome carries:
- the LOC8155592 gene encoding cytochrome P450 78A9 yields the protein MAPPTEDCGWLLYLSLAAKCGDPHRLLGFAAVFVAACVVTSLLHWASPGGPAWGWYWWTRRAAGLGIVRAATIPGPRGLPVVGSMALMTGLAHRKLAAAAQGQASRRRLMAFSLGETRVVVTADPDVARELLASAAFADRPVKESAYGLLFHRAIGFAPHGAYWRALRRVASAHLFSPRQIAASAAQRAAIARQMVDAMTTTTAAGTVVVVARRFLKRASLHNVMWSVFGRRYDLLAADTDEAAELKALVDEGYDLLGQLNWSDHLPWLARFDLQRTRARCSALVPRVNRFVGAIIDEHRARLGGDTAAVMDFTDVLLSLNGDDKLSDADMIAVLWEMIFRGTDTVAVLIEWVLARLVLHQDVQRKVHDELDRVVGPGEAVTESDTASLVYLQAVIKEVLRLHPPGPLLSWARLATSDVNVGGHLVPAGTTAMVNMWAITHDASVWPEPTEFRPERFVAAAGGEDVVPIMGSDLRLAPFGSGRRSCPGKSLAVATVGFWVATLLHEFEWLPCGGGGGVDLSEVLRLSCEMAAPLEARVVPRRHAV